The sequence CTAATAGCCATGTATATACTTGCAAGTGTTAAAACACTGCTCAGAGATAAAACGAAGTAAAACATCTGATTAGCACTTTTATTGTAGGTCGATGGCTTTGCACACATTTTAGAATATCCGGTAGTAATACAATTCTCATAAAATTGTGGTATATTAACGTTTAAACTCACTTTAAACTCATCTTGGGCACCAAAATAACTCATGTTGTAAAAGCTTTTCCATAGACCGTAAAAAAGATGGACGATGCGTCCTCTGTTTACTTCTGCTGTGAAAAATGTAGCCAACATGTCCAACACAATGACGGCAAAAGcataactattttatgatgtGGCAAATTTGTACGATTTATCTTGATCTCATTCGTACATATTAGTACGATTTGCTTCCACGCCATTGACGTTAGAgttaggggcggggcttcagtattgctttttttctaGATGTACAACGTACAGATTCATACGAATAGGCCACCGATTAAAATAGTTACGCGTTTccgtgagatcaggttgaaATATCTGAGGTATGGCACAGTTTAGTTTGCACAGTATAGCGAGCATGAGGGGGAGCCGCTGTTTCAAGGTCCCGCCCATATTTACCCATGACCCAATTGTAAACGAATAGATCATGTAGCCACTCCCCTTTATGTGACTTCTTATgctaaaaacaaattatttagaTAAACTAACACTTGCACATAAATAAGCGTGATAAGATTGaactaaaatgacagaaaacacattcggcaaaaagtattttttatgtttttagttcTGGTTTAGTCCTGTCTACAAGAAGAGGGCGGGGTTTATTAGCTGGACTGCAGACAGCAAGCAGGATTCTATCAAACTGCATTTGCTTTACTTTTCAAGATTTGTGCAgcatgtctgtttttttctgtgatcatttattcattcctttaaatcatttgaatgtCACTATTCAACCTTACCAGAAAACTGACAAATTTTAGTCAAATCTTACTTGTAATAAATACTGGCTGCTGTCAAAAAAAGGATGAAGTGAATAATCTTACGTTTTGCGTTTTACCCCTAAAAGTCCATTAAAAGGAAACAGCTTAACGCATCTTCACGCAGTTGTACTGATTTAACAATCAGGGAAAAGTAAATATCATATCAAACAGAAATGATTCTAAGTTAGGTCATACTGAGGTAAAGAAGtagtttaccttcaaaatgaCAATTAATGAAGCTCCACACTGTAAAGAGATGTTGTACTGCCCTCATGTGTTAGCTTCATGTCAGGTTACATGTTTCCTTATGTCTGGCCTGATGGTAAAATTGTATGTCATCATGaagaatataaacaaaaatagagTGTTCGAGAAAAGTGATGGAAAACTGGCAGATCTTGAATATGAGCAAAATAAcaggaaacacatttttgtcaGTTTCCTTTCCTATTCAGCCTCGTAGAGTTACGCTTGGATTGGCCCTCCTGCCAACACACAGATAAACCTTATCTGAAAAACTAAACCAACTTCCCCCACGTAAATGTTACTTTAGGCGTTTGTATTCTGAACCGACATTGGGAGTTTGtgtcatatttttaaaagaacactTCAATCAAACATGTTtcatatatttgttatattattaatgtGCTACATTGTTGTGACATGACTTCATTATGTCACATATTTAATTTGCTGATAAAATCTTGGACCTTGCTGACCCACATCCACATTTTGAGATGTTTCTCTGAACTTTGTGATCTGAGAAAATTCTCAGTTATTCAATATTACAATTGTCTGTAGTATCACTAGTTTTcaaaattgttcattttttgcCGTTGTTTATAAATCAAGTAAAACACTTTGTTGTTTAGAACTAGCTCAATTGCAAGTGTTAATTGCTGTACTGTTTCTGGTTGTAATATTAgaatactttacatttttcGGCTACTTGGGTTGCAGATTTCATCTGGTTTGTCATGAAAGGCCCATATCAATATGCTCTCAATTAGAATACGGCCAAGGATCTATTACCttagttttataaaaagatTTATATAGCTTTTATTTGGACAATCCCTGATTTGCGCCGCTTCTGCAAGAAAACTGATAATCCATCTGCTTCACTTCCTCCACAGAAATTTAGGAATTCACAATTAAGGAAAATTCATCTTCTTTCCACATACTATAGCAAATATACAAAGATCAAAGAGGCACAAACTTTCTTTTACgctattaaaatgtgtttctgtaaaGTAATTTACTTTATGATGACCATGTATTGACTTATTATGATTGTTTGAAATATATTATGAATCGATTATGATTGAAATGTTGGATGtatttcagaattttttttaatcctgcCTTGTCAAATAAACCTCAAATCTCTACTACAACTTTTTATCCTtatttatcttttcttttttacatacactatttatttctttaacatttgtatcatttatttcacacaagTGAGCAAGTACTTCTTAACCAAATATAGTATGCAGCCTTATGCAAAAACAAgttactgtctctttaaatgagaGAATAGCGGGTCTCAGTGGCGGAACGAGCGACTACAGGAACAAGAGAACAGGGAACTGCTCGCCTTCATATTCACGGAGACACATTAAGATCCGTCACCATGGGCATCAAGCTGTATTACACCACCGTTACTGCATCAAGGGAGGTGAGTTCAAACATGTTGCCGTGTCACCTAAGAATGTAAGCTCGGCAGTTGAACAATGCATGTTTATATAGTAGTGAAATGGAGGATTAGACTTGAGGACACACCCATGATCTCCTAATATCACATCTAACCAGATACAAGCGTCGCAGCATAATACGAATGCATAGGTATGATGTTGTTTTAGCATCTTATATGTTTAAGTTAACTTGCAGATGCAACTGCAGTCATGATTTGCAGAGATATTATAATAAACGAGCTGCAGAGAGGAAACAAACTCGCATCGCGATGAGAGCGGAAGTCATGTTGTCTTGTGGCATTTACTCCGTTAAATGTTTCCTCTGTAATTACTTTCATGCTAACAATGTTTGAATAGAAACAGCATGTTTAGGCATGCGCGAGGTTTGAGGGAAGCGTGACCTAAAACAAAGGATTCATCCACAACttgattaatattattttatttaacttgatCTAAACTAGTAAACGTCGTAATGGCCAATGAGGAGATGGGAACAGTACGATGTTGGCGATGCGCAGACGGCAGACCGATCTTCATATCATGACGTCAGTGTCCCGCGAGAGCGATTTTCTCTTATGTTACTTCCTACTTAATCAAGCGAGCGCTAACAGGAttctctcgcggtactttgacgTCATACGGTGGTCATTTCTGCTAGGCGCAGTTGAGCATACGTAAATACTGTAATGCGcatctgtttttaataataaaagcatTCGCCTTGACGTGCGACTGATTTTTCTGGACATTTTATAGACATAGTTAGTAAGTAACAGTTATAAAGAGgaagtacatttatttgttatcgaaaaatgttaatgtaaatagcCTGTCTTTGGTTATACATGAACCTTTAATATTACTTTAAGTTAAATGGACAATTCCGACGTtacggatgtgacattttgagtTACATAAAAAAGCTCAAAGAATGAATTTGTTGCAAATATATCAaagcatctgtttatattttaccagACCCTTGTTGacagagtctaaacataaaaaaatgtcaggctatgaacaaattttctattttaagaagggaaataaacatgcgttatggatgtgacaaataCAGGAAGCGGTTTTTGAGAGACGACAAactttctgtgaaataaaatgcacaatcctgaagcaataatacccaaatgaatggagaagtgatgcctctttatagaacataaaatagttactttatattcattttcatgcgtcaatttatgaggaatatgaagcgttatggatgtgacattcctgaaaatggcacttaccttactatgaaaaatcatgcactaaaaataaaacaaaagctttacaaatttaaagagagACGTCACATGGGTATTTTAACCACCaatgttaatatctgtgctgttaccatagtaaaaaccgctggtaaaaacgtcattttttcgtggtaaggtaGACATTTTCACGTGACCAGAGCACACTTTATACGGAAGTGAGAAATAGAATACCTGCCAGACAGTGTTTCATTGTTAATCATCAACTCGGCATGTTATAGTCAGACTGCATTTTAAAAGTCAAAGTACACGTCTCAAATTGGTCCACATTAATGTAATATTTGATTTGGTtgataaaatcaaataaaacaaggaCCGTTTGTGTTATCTATGTAACATTTGGTTAAGGGAAGTTAACTTCCTCCTCAATGTTTTGACATTGCCTTATTATGAAGTAAAAAGGGGAAATTGGTATGGTCACTACTGCCCTTTGAAAAGCTTTCTAATCATAATTGTACTGGTGGAGAATTTAAAGGACTATTGTATAATTGTAGCGGtgacatctagcagtgaggttgcgatTTTCAACCAGCTCACACCCCCCCTTTCTGAGCACTATAGAAGCTGAGAGAGGATTAAGATGTCGTCCAAATGAGATTTTAGGCATGTTCGACTTGATGCTGCGCCGCAAGATGTGACAGGCGGATGACAACAAAGTACCGCTAGAGTGATTAGAAACCAAACTTTTTATGGTGTTCGAATAGCTCTCGTGGtgctttgatgtcatccgcctgtcAGATATTGTGCCGCAGTTTCAAGTAGAACAAGCCTAACGTATTAACGAACACGTTCTGTGgaacagtttgtctgtttagggctactgtaaaaacaacatggcaaCAACATTCCATGCAAGGGACCCGCGCTGTATGTAGTAGAAATAGCTCagagaaacatttcattatgtaaggtattTTTAcatctctgaacacatagttatgtatataatattgcatttctatcaatagattctcaaaaaaaacacaactagTAATAGTAGTGTTAGGTTCAATGTGTAAAGCATCTGTGGAAACTGTGTGCAGTATTTTTGTGTAACCTCGCTAATCATATCAGTATTGGTTTGCTCACTTATCTCTGTTTGTTGATTGctcttttgcagaagaaaaataaactacaaTTTATTTAGAAGATATAGTGATTATGGATCAATTATCTGAAAGTTATGTTACTGATCAATCTACACACCCAAAACTACCCATGGGCCGAATACCGGTTTCAATGTATACGGCGGTTTAGAAAAGTTGCTGTTTTAAAACCACTAAAAGTTCTGTTATACCGTTCCAAGGTATGAGGTGTTTTGTGCCAGAATCCATCAGGTTCTGTGCTATATTTTGTTTCAGCTTAATTAGTTTTTTGCTCATCTGCgtttaattgattaatttatgtatatttgtatgGATGTAAATTTAATTActggaaatgcatttaaaagaagaCTAAGTGGTGACATGCTTTCAAAATGTTGGGGAAGCATTGATTTAACCTAACATACTGTTCATGTTTACTACTGTTCCAAATATTTTGCCTTGCTTAAAATTAAAATCGATTGTGCTCAATGTTTTTTACTCAGACAtttaaaagaagacattttatagCCACAACCGCAATACCGACATATCGTGATATTATGGTTTAAGGGCACCATACCGTCAAAATCTCATACCGGTCCATGCCTATCCGAGGGcagttatttgtattattttttgttattaccGGACTGGGAAATGCAACATTGGTTGTGCAACTTCTTTTGGAAGATCATTGACTACGAGTTTTGTTTCTCAGGTCAAGTCTCAGCAGGCTGAGGTGATCCGTATTCTGGACAGTAAGAGCATCCAGTATGAATTGATTGACGTCGCAGTGGGAGGTGCAGTTCGGGATGAGATGAGGAGTAAATCGGGTAACCCCACTGCGATCCCGCCTCAGATATTCAATGAAGACCTGTACTGTGGGGTAAGGAGGACTGGCAAGGAGGCTGTATTTTAAACTTTAACTATACTTAAACTCTTTCCCCATCATTGACTGAATTTTGTGTAATTTCTCTGCCATTGACAGAAATTTCCAGCAAttcttgtttttccttttatacAGTAGGTGGTTACCCACCTTATGAAACAGTACAGCATATAGTGATCCAAAAGCAGAaaattagggctgcaacaacgaatcgataaaatcgataaaaatcgattactaaaagagttggcaacgaatttcattatcgattcgttgtgtcgcgcgacgcggagacgtttgattaataaaaaataaataactttatttaagcgcggagcggagtgaacagactctgtctctctcgcgcactggtgctagcagagttcggcgcatCATAAACAGGgaggagcaaaaataaaataaaccagcGGAGTTAGAGaaaagatacatggcggaggcagagaaatcaacGCGAACCAAGTCATCAAAgatgcgggagcatttcacacttaataaaatgaaaaagtgtgttaattGCAATATATGCAAAAACGACATGACATGACACGGGAGCACCACAgtaatgatccagcacctgaaacggaAACATGTTGGGttctttgatgaggaggaagggagttcaacagcaggttaagtcactacagaatcccacttttgttccgttttgaagtgaagaacgtaatgtcgctggtgctggtgtttactcgttatccagcttgacaagttAGCGTTAACTTGCTATTAACAATAGTAATGCAGGGGTGGTAACatccttttttggaccattcatttttcattctgttgtcatgtatagctacactgcaaaaaaaatattttcttactaagtaattttgtctcgtttccagtccaaatatcaaaaaaattcttaaatcaagattactcgaaaagaaaaatggcatgagaaaattaagtgatgcttaaaacttctgtttgagatTATATCTCGTTAAgcttatttttcttaccccattggcagatcaatttgctttttttaaacaaacaattgcttaattttgaggtgtttattCAGAAAGCAAGAAATactttcttatgctatttcatgtgtctagtaaatgtttcttgatttaagatttttttgatatttggactgacaacaggacaaagctactaaattagaaaagcaatttttgcagtgtgtatTCTGTGCTatgtcccatataggttattattgataattataatttaatga comes from Triplophysa dalaica isolate WHDGS20190420 chromosome 25, ASM1584641v1, whole genome shotgun sequence and encodes:
- the sh3bgrl3 gene encoding SH3 domain-binding glutamic acid-rich-like protein 3, whose protein sequence is MGIKLYYTTVTASREVKSQQAEVIRILDSKSIQYELIDVAVGGAVRDEMRSKSGNPTAIPPQIFNEDLYCGNYEMFSDAVEDDTVKKFLKIE